One Glycine soja cultivar W05 chromosome 7, ASM419377v2, whole genome shotgun sequence genomic window, ATGGAATTGAACTTGGTCGAATTGCAGAAAATCCTACATCGTTGCATCATATGTATAGTTACTTATTACCGACTGAGTTGATTAATTAGCCGTGTAATTGTTCCGATCTGAATTGTTCCATAAATTTTTATCAGACCAAGTTATTTTCTAGACCGGGTCAAGTTGATTGTTTTGAGGTATTCAGATTGTTTTGACCTATTTTCACCCTGCTTTGTGAGGccatcttttcattttttcccccCACTCATTTCAAACATAGCTTAAGGTATATggaagtaaaagaaaatgaaagtatatgacatttatataataagtgatataataacaaaagaggaaatatatataagaagaaTATGAAATAAGTATGAGATTAAAGCAAATGACTAAatgaggatatatatatatatatatatataatatgataattttatgatttcattatgttttttttttcacttaatttAAGGTGCCTattttttagttccttaaataaaaaaatatatttttaattccttaatttttttaaaatattatttttaatctgtctaaatttttatttaaaaaccaaaaataaacctccaatttaaaaaattaaaaacataattagccTAACTAACTTTATAATATACTCCATTTTGCCGCTATAATTTAGATGTAGGATATGCCCTGCGATTCATTAGTGGACATGTCAGATACGGACTTGGGATTCGtacaaattttgaatataaaacttgttttttttttatgaaataaaacttATGTTTTTAAAACATTACCATGTGTGTAGTGaagatattatatattattacataATCAGTGGGGTATAGTGCTGAAGTCATGCATACTACGTAAGGCTGAAACACAATTGATTACCCCCCATGACCACAATATAAATTCAGGTACAAACCCCATCATGTTGTCATACACAGCATCATCATCCATAGCTAGCAATGGCCGCCACAAAACCATTGTTAACCGACCTAGCCTCCACCATTGATCGCGTTCCCTCTAACTTCATCAGGCCCATTGGTGACCGTCCAAAACTTCATCAACTTCACTCCTCCCTTGCTTCTATTCCCATCATCGACCTTCAAGGCCTTGGTGGCTCCAATCATTCCCAAATCATCCAAAACATTGCGCATGCTTGCCAAACTTATGGCTTCTTTCAAGTACATATCAAACTATATACACTGCATGCATGTATATAGTCATATattgttataacttataattttattactttggtttgatgaaatttcattattattgttaCCCTCAATTATacaaaaagtaatatttttgcTTGTGGGTGGTTTAATTTTTCAAGATTGTGAACCATGGGATTCAGGAGGAGGTGGTGAGCAAGATGGTGAATGTGTCAAAAGAGTTCTTTGGTTTGCCGGAGAGTGAGAGGCTGAAGAATTTCTCTGATGACCCATCCAAGACAACAAGACTCTCCACCAGTTTCAATGTCAAGACTGAGAAAGTTTCCAACTGGAGAGACTTCTTGAGACTTCACTGCCATCCCCTTGAGGATTACATTCAGGAATGGCCTGGCAACCCTCCATCTTTCAGGTTAATTAAgtactattatatatatgttttattttttgagttaATTTTTATAGACTACTACCATGACAAAAACTTATATactatcaattaatcaaaaaaatGATAGATATTATTTAGTATCAGCCGATTAATTAACTGACAGAAGGCTGTTTCAATTTAACTAATGTTTAAGAgtttttgaattgaaatatgTAGACATACCGAGAGAAAGTTTTAGTACTGtccataataattatattcatcttgaacaaaaatgtcaaattacatgatttatgaaaaatttaatgattttaaggATAATTACTGTAAAAAATAGcttatcattatatttaatttaatttgtgatggatgttattaaatatttcagGGAAGATGTGGCGGAGTATAGTAGAAAGATGAGAGGGTTATCACTGAAATTGCTTGAGGCAATCTCAGAGAGTTTGGGTTTGGAAAGGGATTACATAGACAAAGCACTGGGGAAACATGGGCAGCACCTGGCCATAAACTACTACCCTCCATGTCCTGAGCCAGAGTTAACGTATGGTTTGCCAGCTCATGCTGACCCAAATGCAATTACTATTCTGCTCCAAAATGAGGTCCCAGGCTTGCAAGTCCTCTATGATGGCAAGTGGCTAACCGTCAATCCTGTCCCTAACACCTTCATTGTCAATATTGGTGACCAAATTCAGGTATTTTGTGCCCTCAACTTTGaaatattaaatgttaattatgtcatctaagagaggaaaaaaatacaaaaaaagggtAACATtatatttcatcttttttcaaacTCTAGCTCCAactatcttataaaaaaataaatgcgtttaaaagtataagaaaattagttgTATAAGTATTTAGAACCATTCTTCAACACataatagttataatttatttgttttcgtAATGTCAGAATCGTTGTAATGGAACTCACTAGCTGACATCTGTTTAGGCTTTACTAGtactattataaattatctagGTGTGTCTTTCTCTTTTTAGCATGCgatattcaaattaattaattactattaCTAATTAGCAATTACTTCCACGTCTCTAacctatttttttgtaaaaggaAGATAAACGTGACTCTCGATCCAGTTGggatattaattgttaatactAATAGTCGGATAGATTAGGGAAATCCGTCAAATTACGGAGTAGTTTGTTTCTGAAATAAGGTGTATCGAATTTTTTGgtatataaaaagttaatatatatcTCTTGCAGAGTCAAGAAAGACAACCAATCTCATTAAGAATTTAAGGTCAAATTAATCAGTTCCTCTAAtagggtatatatatatatatacactacgttcagaaattttttaaagttaatggGAACAATTGCCTCTAAAACCCCGTGTAGATTCGTCCCCGTTGAATAGCTTGAATAATTCTAAATCAGATCTTTAATGAGGAGTTTGATTAAT contains:
- the LOC114418251 gene encoding protein DMR6-LIKE OXYGENASE 2-like, with amino-acid sequence MAATKPLLTDLASTIDRVPSNFIRPIGDRPKLHQLHSSLASIPIIDLQGLGGSNHSQIIQNIAHACQTYGFFQIVNHGIQEEVVSKMVNVSKEFFGLPESERLKNFSDDPSKTTRLSTSFNVKTEKVSNWRDFLRLHCHPLEDYIQEWPGNPPSFREDVAEYSRKMRGLSLKLLEAISESLGLERDYIDKALGKHGQHLAINYYPPCPEPELTYGLPAHADPNAITILLQNEVPGLQVLYDGKWLTVNPVPNTFIVNIGDQIQVISNDRYKSVLHRALVNCEKERMSIPTFYCPSPDALIKPAPKLVDNEHPAQYTNFTYREYYDKFWNRGLSKETCVDMFKAQD